CGCCGGCCAAGAAGACGCCGGCCAAGAAGACGCCGGCGAAGAAGGCCCCCGCCAAGAAGGCGACGGCCAAGAAGGCGTAGGACCGGGGCGCGGCCTGGCCGTCGCCGGGTGTCGCCGGCGGCCTGTTGACCGCGCCGGCGACTACAGCTTGGTGATCAGCTTGAACGCCTCGCCGAGGGGAAGACCGGCCATCCGTCCGTGCTCGGCCAGTCGTTCCACCATCCGCGCCTGGAATGCGTCCCGCTCGTCGGCGGCATCGGGGTCGCCGATGTCCATCGTCGAGCGGAACTGGCTGCGGTGCTCGAGCAGCGCGGCGAGCTTGGCGTCGTCGTAGCCGGAGGCGTCTTCCACGTGGTCGATCTCGTCGGCCTCCCACAGGAGGAGGGCCGCCGGGCGATGGGGCGGGAGGCCGTGCTCGGGGAAGAAGTGGGGATCGCGGGCGCCGACGATGCCGTCGGTGACGAGGAACCCGGCGTTGCGGTGGTCCGGGTGGAGGCGGTAGCGCTTCCACGGGTCGTGCCCGAGCACCACGTCGGGCTTGATGCGGCGGATGCACTCGGCCACGCGGCTCTGCTCGGCGTGACCCGACGCCAGCTCGCCGTCGGTCCACCCGAGGAACTCGACGCGTCCTTCTCCGCCGAGCGCCCGTGACGCGGCCCGTTGTTCCTCCCGACGGACGGCCACCAGGGCGGCCAGGTCCTCGTCGGGGTCCCAGGAGCCCTTGGAGCCGTCGGTGCACACCAGGTGGTGGATCTCGCACCCCGCCGCCGCCCACTTCGCCAGGGTGGCGCCGCACCCGAACTCCACGTCGTCGGGGTGGGCGCCGACGGCGAGCGCTCGGCCGGGTACGTCGAGGTTGCTGCTCACGAACGTGGTCACTTGGGGGTCGCCTCCGTTCCCGATACCGCCGCCGTCAGCCGGACGGGCGGGTCATCCTGGCACCGGGTCGAGGCGGCCTGCGACCACGGTCCCCACCCACTCCAGGTCGGCCGGTACGTCGATGTCGCGACCGAGCAGCGGCTCGCGCACCACTCGCAGGGCCAGCCCCAGACCGAGCGCGGCAGCAGCGTGCCTGGAGAATGACCGCGGGCCGTACGAGAACGGGAACCGGCTGCCCGCAGGCACGCACGCCACGTTGGTGCCGTCGTCGCGGTGGTCGGGGACCAGGGTGACACCGGGGAAACGGGCGAGCCAGGCGAGATCGGCGGCGAGGGGGAGGTCGGCGTGGGCCACGATGACACGTT
The sequence above is drawn from the Acidimicrobiales bacterium genome and encodes:
- a CDS encoding PIG-L family deacetylase, whose amino-acid sequence is MTTFVSSNLDVPGRALAVGAHPDDVEFGCGATLAKWAAAGCEIHHLVCTDGSKGSWDPDEDLAALVAVRREEQRAASRALGGEGRVEFLGWTDGELASGHAEQSRVAECIRRIKPDVVLGHDPWKRYRLHPDHRNAGFLVTDGIVGARDPHFFPEHGLPPHRPAALLLWEADEIDHVEDASGYDDAKLAALLEHRSQFRSTMDIGDPDAADERDAFQARMVERLAEHGRMAGLPLGEAFKLITKL
- the cofC gene encoding 2-phospho-L-lactate guanylyltransferase, which encodes MPVKAFDVAKLRLAPALAPGPRQELVRSMATSVIRAAGDLPVAVVCDDTSVARWATAQGARVVWAPGKGLDGAVGEGVRALADDGAERVIVAHADLPLAADLAWLARFPGVTLVPDHRDDGTNVACVPAGSRFPFSYGPRSFSRHAAAALGLGLALRVVREPLLGRDIDVPADLEWVGTVVAGRLDPVPG